CACAAGAGTGGGGAGCCCGGTGGCTTCCTGAATAATGGCCTGCAGCGGAACGTTTGTCCAACCAAGGTTCGGGGCAGTGAGAACCACCCCCGCTGAATCCACGATGCCGGGGGAGCCGACGCCAATACCCAGCAACGTTTCGGTAGCCAGTTCGACGGCGGACTGGGCCAGTTCCACAATCAGAGCGGTCAGCTGTTCGCCGGTTTCGTTGGTGATGGGCCTGGCAAAGCTGGCGAGGATCATGCCGTCTAGATCCATGACGGCTGCGCGCAGAATGGCATTCTCAGTCAAATCAAGGCCGATGATTTGCAGTCCGTGCCGGTTGATGTCTACCAATATTGCCGGTTTTCCGGGACGAACTGTTTCATCAAGGCCCAATTCCACAGCGTGCCCGCGGGCAATGAGCTCGGTGACCAAATCGGAGATGGTCACCCGTGTCAAGCCCATGGCGCGGGACAGGTCTGCCCGGCTCATGGGTCCTGCTGCGTGCAGGGTGCGGAGCGCGAGGGTGAGGTTGTGGGCTCGGCCATCCGAGGGCAGGCTGGGTAGGCCTTCTCCTGCGGTTCTGTAGCGGTTCCTGGAGTTGTTCATGGATGTTAGTAAACTCTACTAACAAAAGAAATGCTACGAGTTTCTGTCCTTTTGGATAGTTGTTGCCAAACTGTGATGTAGCACTCAGGTGCACGGTGTATGTGAGCCGGGGCTCCTGGAAATCTTTATGTGGCAAGGAGACTAAGCTAGAAGGGACACAATTAATCTTTTGCTTACAGGGGAGATCCATGGCTGCGATCAACCGTGAGGACGTGGCGCACCTAGCGCAACTGGCTCACATCGAGATGAGTGACGACGAACTGGACCGCATGGCCACAGAGCTGGCAGTGATAGTGGATTCAGTGAAGAGCGTCAGTGAGGTTGCCGGGGATGATATTCCCGCCACCTCGCACCCAATTCCACTGACAAATGTCATGCGTGAAGACGTGGTTGGCCACGTGCTCACCGCTGAAGAAGCCCTGTCCGGGGCACCCGATTCTGCTGATGGACGCTTTAAAGTTCCAGCAATTCTGGAGGAAAGCTGATCCATGAATGCACATGATTTGATCCGTTCCAGCGCGGCCGAAATGGCCGCTAAATTAGCCGCCAATGAGGTTTCAGCCGTAGAGCTGACCCAGGCGCACCTTGACCGTATTGCTGAGGTTGACGGTGGTGAACGCGGTCTCAATGCGTTCCTGCACATCAATACCCAGGAAGCACTCGAGGTTGCCGCCGACGTTGATGCGCGCCGTGCCGCTGGCGAGGAATTGCATGAGCTGGCCGGTGTGCCGATCGCCATCAAGGACTTGATTGTCACTAAGGGCCAGCCCACCACGGCAGCGTCGAAAATTCTTGAGGGCTGGATGAGCCCTTACGACGCCACGGTGATCAAGAAGATCCGTGCTGCGCGCATGCCGATGCTGGGTAAGACCAACCTGGACGAATTCGCTATGGGTTCCTCCACAGAGCACTCCGCCTACGGCCCCACCCGCAACCCGTGGGATCTTGACCGGATCCCCGGTGGTTCAGGCGGTGGATCGGCTGCCGCAGTGGCCTCCTTTGAAGCACCCCTGGCTTTGGGCACCGACACTGGCGGCTCCATCCGCCAGCCCGGTTCCGTGACCGGCACGGTGGGCGTCAAGCCCACCTATGGTGCAGTCTCACGCTACGGGGCCATCGCGATGGCTTCTTCGTTAGACCAAATTGGTCCCGTTTCACGGACTGTTCTGGACTCGGCCTTGTTACAAGAAGTCATTGGCGGCCACGATCCTCAGGATTCCACCTCGCTGAGTGATCCCTCAACCGGTCTGGTTGCGGCTGCGCGTATGGGCAATGTCAAGGGCATGAAAATTGGTGTCATTAAGGAATTGCACGGCGAAGGTTTCCAGAATGGTGTGGAAAACAGGTTCAACGAATCGGTTGAATTGCTGCGCAGTGCGGGAGCAGAAATCGTTGAGGTTTCCTGCCCCAACTTTGGTTACGCATTGGGGGCTTACTACCTGATCATGCCAAGTGAGGCTTCCTCAAACCTTGCCAAGTTCGACGGCGTCCGCTTTGGTTTGCGCACGTTGCCCACCGAAGGTCCGCTCACCATTGAGCGCGTCATGGCGGCTACTCGTGCCGCCGGATTTGGGGCAGAAGTTAAGCGCCGGATTATCCTTGGCACCTATGCGTTGAGCGCCGGCTACTATGACGCCTACTACGGCTCCGCTCAGAAAGTGCGCACACTTGTGCAGCGCGATTTTGAGGCGGCCTTTGCCCAGGTAGATGTGTTGATGTCTCCGACAACGCCCACCACGGCGTTCAAGCTGGGTGAAAAAATCAACGATCCGCTGTCCATGTACTTGCAAGACGTTGCCACCATTCCGGCAAACCTGGCCGGCATCCCCGGCTTGACCCTGCCCGGCGGTTTGGCTGATGAAGACGGCTTGCCCGTAGGTATCCAGCTACTGGCTCCCGCCCGAGAAGATGCCCGCGTCTACCGTGTGGGTGCTGTGTTGGAATCGATGTTGGAAGCCCAGTGGGGCACCACCATGCTCAACCAGGCGCCGTCGTTATCTGAGCGCGTAAACGCCGCCCAGGGCGCTTTCGCAGCCAAGGAGGCTAACTAATGAGCGTTGAGAACATTTTGAGCTTCGAAGAAGCCATGGAAAAGTATGATCCCGTTCTGGGCTTTGAGGTGCACGTTGAGCTGAACACGAAAACCAAGATGTTCTCCAGCGCCCCGAACGTGTTTGGCGATGAACCCAACTCCAACGTCAATGAAGTGTGCCTGGGACTGCCCGGTGTGCTGCCGGTTGTGAACAAGAAAGCTGTTGAGTCCTCGATCCTGATCGGATTGGCGCTGAACTGCAAGATCGCACCGCACTGTACTTTTGCCCGCAAGCAGTATTTCTACCCGGACACGCCTAAAAACTTCCAGACTTCACAGTATGAAGATCCCATCTGCTACGACGGTTGGATCGATATTGAGCTAGAAGACGGCACCGTTTTTCATGTGGAAATTGAGCGTGCGCACATGGAAGAAGACGCCGGGAAGCTGACCCATATGGGTGGGGCAACGGGCCGTATTCAGGGTGCTGATTTCTCCTTGGTGGACTACAACCGTTCGGGTGTGCCGCTGGTGGAGATTGTCACCAAGCCCATCGAAGGTGTTGGATCCCGTGCTCCCGAGTTGGCCAAGGCTTACGTTGCCGCCATTCGGGAAATTGTGAAGAACCTGGGCGTTTCGGATGCCAAGATGGAGCGCGGCAACGTCCGTTGTGACGCCAACGTTTCCCTTCGTCCTTATGGCCAGGAAAAGTTCGGTACCCGTACCGAGACCAAGAACGTGAACTCTCTGAGGGCGGTTGAAAACGCCGTGAAGTTTGAGATTCAGCGCCACGCTGCCGTGTTGGACTCTGGTGTGCTCATCACCCAGGAAACCCGGCACTGGCATGAAGATACTAAGTCCACAACATCGGGCCGGCCCAAATCCGATGCTGACGACTACAGGTACTTCCCTGAGCCTGACCTTGTGCCCATCGTCACCTCGGCGGCCTGGGTTGAGGAATTGCGCACGCGTTTGCCGGAACCTCCCGCCGAACGTCGCAAGCGCCTGCAAGCCGACTGGGGCTACACGGATCTGGAATTCCGTGATGTTGTCAACGCCGGGCTGATGGATGAAATTGAGGAGACAGTAGCGGCTGGTGCCTCTGCTGCGGCGGCCCGCAAGTGGTGGATGGGCGAGATTGCCCGCCGTGCCAAGCTTGCTGACGTGGATCCCGCAGCGCTGGGTGTCACGCCCGCTGTTGTGGTTGAGATTGAGAAGCTCATTGCCGCAGGTAGCATCAACGACAAGCTGGCCCGCAAGGTGCTCGACGGCGTCCTTGAGGGTGAAGGTACGCCCGCCGAGGTTGTGGCCAAGCGTGGCCTGGCCGTGGTCTCCGACGATGGCGCCCTCCAGACCGCGATCGATGAAGCTCTTGCTGCCCAGCCGGATGTGGCCGCGAAGATCCGGGGGGGCAAGGTTCAGGCGGTTGGTGCAATTGTTGGCGGGGTTATGAAGGTCACCCGCGGACAGGCCGATGCCGGCCGTGTGCGGGAATTGATCTTGAAGACCTTGGGCGTGGAAGGCTAAACCTTCCCGCCGCTTGAGTTCCGCAAACCTTGGGCGCTCGCTCCGGCTCTTTGTCCCGTGAAAACGGGCGCACAGTGCCGGAGCGAGCGCCCGTTTTTTATTGCGAGGTCCTATTCGCCAGTGAGTTCTGCCATGACATCCTGCAACGCCTGTGCCACCAACATCACGGAGGCACGCCTGAGATTTTCCGGACGGGCCAGCAGATCGATTCTGCGCCGGGTGCTTATCCCCGTCAGCGGACGCAGCACCACGCCAAGGGGAAGCATCCCGCCGGATGCCAGTGTCCTGCCGGAGGCCAGAGCCGGGCTGGAAGTGTAGCGGGGGAGCAGGCCAATGACTTCGCCGGTAGACACTAAGGCAGCAGCTGAAGAGTAGTCATTGATGCGGTGCAGCACCTCTACAGGGCGGCTGGCAACGGCACCAATGGCGGTGAGGACATCCGCCGGTGAGTAGCCGCTGCGGCTTGTCACCCATGGGTAGGCAACCACATCCTCAGGGGAAAGGGAGTCCTTGGCCGCTAGCGGGTGGGATGGTGCCACCGCTATATCCAGTGGTTCGTGGGCCAGCGGGATGACCCGTACTCGCGTGTCCGGCCACGCTGGGCTGTGGTCCATCCGATGCGCAAGTACCAGATCGTAGCGGGCAGTTAATGCCGGAAAATCGTGCTGAGCTACATCCTCATCCGAGAATCTAACGTGGGGCACGCCTGCTTGCGAACCGACCGTGCGTGCACCATCGCCCGCAGCGCCATCGCCCGCAGCGTCTGTGCCCGAAGCACCATCGCCCGAAGCGCCTACGCCTATGGTGGCATCCATGCTGGCTCGCAGAGTGGCCAACCGGCGTACTAGCGGGGCGAACAGGGCCTGCCCGGCGCTGTGGAAACCACTGATGGTGACAGTGCCGCCAGAATCATGCTGGTAGGCGCCGATGGCTGCTTTTGCCCCGGCCATGGCATTGATGACTTCCGTGCCAGCATCTGCCAGTACCCTTCCGGCCGCCGTCAGCACCAGATTCCGGCCTTCTTTGCGGGTTAACGGGGTGTCCACCTGGCGTTGGAGGAGCGAGATTTGTTGGGACACGGCCGACGGTGTGACGGAGAGTGTCTCCGCCACGGCTTTGACGCTGCCCAGCTCGCCTAGCTCCCGCAGAATTTGTAGTTGATGAAGTTCCACCTGACAAAACTACCATTTAGCATTCCCTAAATCGATGATGGAGAAAATCTCGATTGTGCTAAATGGTTTAGAGCGCTGTAATGGACAAAGCAATCAACCAAGAACAGGACTGCCGCACATGAAAGCACTCTACAAATCCGGCCCGCACGCTGGGTTCGAACTCGTTGACCGACCCGAGCCCACAACAGGTACCCGGGATGTGAAAATTCAGGTACACACAACGGGCCTGTGCGGCACGGATCTGCATATCCAGGCGTGGGATGCATGGGCCGCTAAAACCATCAATGCCCCCTTGATCGCCGGTCACGAATTTTACGGCGAAGTTGTAGAGATTGGTTCCGATGTTCACGACGTAGCCGTGGGGGACAAGGTCTCCGGCGAGGGTCACGTGGTGTGCGGAATGTGTCGCAACTGCCGCGCAGGACGCCGGCACATGTGCATCAACACGATCTCAGTAGGTGTCCAGCGTGATGGAGCGTTTGCCCAGTACGTGGTTATCCCGGAATCCAATGTCTGGGTTCATAAAGACGCCTCCGTCACTCCCGAACTTGGCGCCATCTTTGACCCGCTGGGTAATGCCGTTCACACAGCGCTGAGCTTCGGCTTGGTTGGTGAAGACGTCCTTGTCACCGGCGCAGGGCCCATCGGTTTGATGGCAGTGGCCGTAGCGCGGCACGCAGGTGCACGTAAGATCGCCATCACGGACGTTTCCGAGCCCAGGCTGGCCATGGCTGCAAGGATGGGCGCGGATCTTGCCGTGAACGTCTCCAACACCCGGTTGCGAGATGCGCAACTGAAATTGGGTATGTGCGAAGGCTTCGATATTGGTTTGGAGATGTCAGGCCACCCCACGGCATTGCCTGAAATGATAGACAATATGAACCATGGTGGACGGATCGCCATGCTTGGTCTGCCCAGCGAGTCCATTGACATCAACTGGAGCAAAGTAGTCACTCATATGCTTACCCTGAAGGGTATTTACGGGCGCGAAATGTTTGAGACCTGGTATGCCATGTCTGCCATGCTTTCCTCCAATCCGGTGTTGCGTGAAGCCGTGGCCTCCGTGGTCACAGACACTCTGCCCGCCACCGAATGGGAGCAGGCTTTTGAGATTGCCCGTTCCGGCAGTGGTGGAAAAGTGATCCTCGACTGGAGCGTTTTCGCTTAGCTTTTCCTTACCCACACCAACCACTAGCCAAGGAGTTCCCATGTACACCGCCATGAAATACCAGCTCGCCACCGAACTAAGTGAAATACGCACCGCCGGCCTGTTTAAAACCGAGCGTGCCATCACCTCCGCCCAATCCAGCCATGTCCTAGCAGGCCCGTTGGGCGGTCCCGCAGCGCCGGTGCTGAACTTCTGCGCCAATAACTACCTGGGGTTGGCCGATCACCCTGAGATCGTTGGCGCCGCCAAGTCCGCCATGGACAGCCACGGCTTCGGAATGGCCAGTGTTCGCTTCATCTGCGGCACCCAAGACCTCCACCTGGAACTCGAGCGCGCCGTCTCTGACTTTCTTGGCACCGAAGAGACCATTCTTTTCTCCTCTTGTTTTGATGCCAACGGTGGCGTTTTTGAATCCCTCTTTGGTGCCGATGACGCCATCATCTCCGATTCCCTGAACCACGCCTCCATCATTGACGGCATCCGTTTGTCCAAGGCCGCCCGTTTTCGGTACGCAAATCAGGACATGGCGGAGCTGGAAACTGCGCTGCAGGCGGCGGCTCAGCTTCGTGAGGGTGTTGGAGCCCGCCGAACAATTATTGTCACCGATGGCGTATTCTCCATGGACGGTTTCCTGGCCCCGCTGGAAGCCATCTGCGATCTTGCTGAAAAGTACGGCGCCCTGGTCATGGTGGATGACTCTCATGCCGTAGGTTTCATGGGCGCCACCGGTGCAGGTACTCCAGAGCACGCCGGCGTGAGTGATCGCGTGGATATTTACACAGGAACCTTCGGCAAGGCCCTGGGCGGAGCATCCGGTGGTTACGTGTCCGGGCACGGTGAAATTGTGGCCATGTTGCGCCAGAAGGCGCGCCCGTACCTGTTCTCAAACTCACTGGCACCTGCCATTGTTGCGGCAACTCTTAAGGCGCTTGAGTTGGTAGCGAATTCGGCGCAATTGCGCACCCGGCTCTTCGAGAATGCGGCATTGTTCCGTCGCCGCATGACCGAGGAAGGCTTTGAGCTGCTCCCGGGCGAGCACGCCATTGTTCCTGTCATGTTTGGGGATGCCGTAGAAGCCGCACGCGTAGCCGATTCCATGCTGGCGCACGGCGTATTTGTCACAGCCTTCAGCTTCCCTGTGGTTCCTAAAGGTGCAGCCCGCATCCGGGTTCAGCTCTCGGCCGCCCACAGTGCGGACGACGTCGAAGCATGCGTGCGCGCATTTGTTGCCGCTCGCGGGGGAGCCGAATAACCACTCACCGGTGTGTCCGTGGCAGGATGAAACTATGACGTTGGCATGGGAAATCCGGGCACGTGTTCAGTTCGAGGGCGATTCTCATGTACAGGAGGACAGCTGCGGTTTTAATGGGCCCAATGCGTGGGTCATTGACGGCGCCACCACCTTGTTGGAGCCACTGGAGTTACCTGCCGCCTCAAATCCGCAGTGGTTATCTGCCCAGCTGAACAGCATTCTGGCCGGGGCGCCCACCGATCCGCGGCGATCGGGGGTCAGGGCTGTGCTGGCCGGGGCACTTGCTGCCATTGACGCTACTGCAAACGCGT
This genomic window from Arthrobacter sp. TMP15 contains:
- the gatC gene encoding Asp-tRNA(Asn)/Glu-tRNA(Gln) amidotransferase subunit GatC, with amino-acid sequence MAAINREDVAHLAQLAHIEMSDDELDRMATELAVIVDSVKSVSEVAGDDIPATSHPIPLTNVMREDVVGHVLTAEEALSGAPDSADGRFKVPAILEES
- a CDS encoding ROK family transcriptional regulator, whose translation is MNNSRNRYRTAGEGLPSLPSDGRAHNLTLALRTLHAAGPMSRADLSRAMGLTRVTISDLVTELIARGHAVELGLDETVRPGKPAILVDINRHGLQIIGLDLTENAILRAAVMDLDGMILASFARPITNETGEQLTALIVELAQSAVELATETLLGIGVGSPGIVDSAGVVLTAPNLGWTNVPLQAIIQEATGLPTLVHNDADAAVHGEYTFGHGADDMILVRIGRGVGSSLMVGGVRARGVHSAAGEIGHVTVGAPEADAIVCQCGRTGCLETWLSVPALQAALAATAQEHDPKKAADAVLHTAGERLGIALAPIVAALDLAEVVLCGPPQLLEGALLEGVRETLAHRVLRLIPPPTNVRLTDEPENTVLRGTAVMVLSNQLGVD
- a CDS encoding glycine C-acetyltransferase, with the translated sequence MYTAMKYQLATELSEIRTAGLFKTERAITSAQSSHVLAGPLGGPAAPVLNFCANNYLGLADHPEIVGAAKSAMDSHGFGMASVRFICGTQDLHLELERAVSDFLGTEETILFSSCFDANGGVFESLFGADDAIISDSLNHASIIDGIRLSKAARFRYANQDMAELETALQAAAQLREGVGARRTIIVTDGVFSMDGFLAPLEAICDLAEKYGALVMVDDSHAVGFMGATGAGTPEHAGVSDRVDIYTGTFGKALGGASGGYVSGHGEIVAMLRQKARPYLFSNSLAPAIVAATLKALELVANSAQLRTRLFENAALFRRRMTEEGFELLPGEHAIVPVMFGDAVEAARVADSMLAHGVFVTAFSFPVVPKGAARIRVQLSAAHSADDVEACVRAFVAARGGAE
- the gatA gene encoding Asp-tRNA(Asn)/Glu-tRNA(Gln) amidotransferase subunit GatA — translated: MNAHDLIRSSAAEMAAKLAANEVSAVELTQAHLDRIAEVDGGERGLNAFLHINTQEALEVAADVDARRAAGEELHELAGVPIAIKDLIVTKGQPTTAASKILEGWMSPYDATVIKKIRAARMPMLGKTNLDEFAMGSSTEHSAYGPTRNPWDLDRIPGGSGGGSAAAVASFEAPLALGTDTGGSIRQPGSVTGTVGVKPTYGAVSRYGAIAMASSLDQIGPVSRTVLDSALLQEVIGGHDPQDSTSLSDPSTGLVAAARMGNVKGMKIGVIKELHGEGFQNGVENRFNESVELLRSAGAEIVEVSCPNFGYALGAYYLIMPSEASSNLAKFDGVRFGLRTLPTEGPLTIERVMAATRAAGFGAEVKRRIILGTYALSAGYYDAYYGSAQKVRTLVQRDFEAAFAQVDVLMSPTTPTTAFKLGEKINDPLSMYLQDVATIPANLAGIPGLTLPGGLADEDGLPVGIQLLAPAREDARVYRVGAVLESMLEAQWGTTMLNQAPSLSERVNAAQGAFAAKEAN
- a CDS encoding LysR family transcriptional regulator, whose product is MELHQLQILRELGELGSVKAVAETLSVTPSAVSQQISLLQRQVDTPLTRKEGRNLVLTAAGRVLADAGTEVINAMAGAKAAIGAYQHDSGGTVTISGFHSAGQALFAPLVRRLATLRASMDATIGVGASGDGASGTDAAGDGAAGDGARTVGSQAGVPHVRFSDEDVAQHDFPALTARYDLVLAHRMDHSPAWPDTRVRVIPLAHEPLDIAVAPSHPLAAKDSLSPEDVVAYPWVTSRSGYSPADVLTAIGAVASRPVEVLHRINDYSSAAALVSTGEVIGLLPRYTSSPALASGRTLASGGMLPLGVVLRPLTGISTRRRIDLLARPENLRRASVMLVAQALQDVMAELTGE
- the gatB gene encoding Asp-tRNA(Asn)/Glu-tRNA(Gln) amidotransferase subunit GatB, with product MSVENILSFEEAMEKYDPVLGFEVHVELNTKTKMFSSAPNVFGDEPNSNVNEVCLGLPGVLPVVNKKAVESSILIGLALNCKIAPHCTFARKQYFYPDTPKNFQTSQYEDPICYDGWIDIELEDGTVFHVEIERAHMEEDAGKLTHMGGATGRIQGADFSLVDYNRSGVPLVEIVTKPIEGVGSRAPELAKAYVAAIREIVKNLGVSDAKMERGNVRCDANVSLRPYGQEKFGTRTETKNVNSLRAVENAVKFEIQRHAAVLDSGVLITQETRHWHEDTKSTTSGRPKSDADDYRYFPEPDLVPIVTSAAWVEELRTRLPEPPAERRKRLQADWGYTDLEFRDVVNAGLMDEIEETVAAGASAAAARKWWMGEIARRAKLADVDPAALGVTPAVVVEIEKLIAAGSINDKLARKVLDGVLEGEGTPAEVVAKRGLAVVSDDGALQTAIDEALAAQPDVAAKIRGGKVQAVGAIVGGVMKVTRGQADAGRVRELILKTLGVEG
- the tdh gene encoding L-threonine 3-dehydrogenase, which produces MKALYKSGPHAGFELVDRPEPTTGTRDVKIQVHTTGLCGTDLHIQAWDAWAAKTINAPLIAGHEFYGEVVEIGSDVHDVAVGDKVSGEGHVVCGMCRNCRAGRRHMCINTISVGVQRDGAFAQYVVIPESNVWVHKDASVTPELGAIFDPLGNAVHTALSFGLVGEDVLVTGAGPIGLMAVAVARHAGARKIAITDVSEPRLAMAARMGADLAVNVSNTRLRDAQLKLGMCEGFDIGLEMSGHPTALPEMIDNMNHGGRIAMLGLPSESIDINWSKVVTHMLTLKGIYGREMFETWYAMSAMLSSNPVLREAVASVVTDTLPATEWEQAFEIARSGSGGKVILDWSVFA